A window from Rhinolophus sinicus isolate RSC01 linkage group LG18, ASM3656204v1, whole genome shotgun sequence encodes these proteins:
- the HAPSTR1 gene encoding HUWE1-associated protein modifying stress responses 1 produces MEERKEEGEAEIQEHGPEHWFSKWERQCLAEAEQDEQLPPELQEEAAAAAQPEHKQQKLWHLFQNSATAVAQLYKDRVCQQPGLSLWVPFQNAATAVTNLYKESVDTHQRSFDIGIQIGYQRRNKDVLAWVKKRRRTIRREDLISFLCGKVPPPRNSRAPPRLTVVSPNRATSTETSSSVETDLQPFREAIALHGLSGAMASISVRSSTPGSPTHVSSGSSASRRRNGLHDVDLNTFISEEMALHLDNGGTRKRTSAQCGDVITDSPTHKRNRMI; encoded by the exons ATGGAGGAgcggaaggaggagggggaggccgAGATCCAGGAGCACGGGCCCGAGCACTGGTTCTCCAAGTGGGAGCGGCAGTGCCTGGCCGAGGCCGAGCAGGACGAGCAGCTGCCCCCGGAGCTGCAGGAggaggcggcggccgcggcgCAGCCCGAACACAAGCAGCAGAAGCTGTGGCACCTCTTCCAGAACTCGGCCACCGCCGTGGCCCAGCTCTATAAAG ACCGAGTGTGTCAGCAGCCAGGACTTTCTCTCTGGGTCCCCTTCCAAAACGCAGCCACCGCCGTCACCAACCTCTACAAAG aAAGCGTGGATACCCATCAGCGAAGTTTTGATATTGGAATTCAGATTGGCTATCAGCGACGCAATAAGGATGTGTTGGCTTGGGTTAAAAAGCGCAGAAGAACTATTCGTAGAGAAGATTTGATCAGCTTCCTGTGTGGAAAAGTTCCTCCACCACGAAACTCTAGAGCTCCCCCAAGACTGACTGTAGTGTCCCCTAACCGAGCTACTTCAACGGAAACTAGCTCATCTGTAGAGACTGATTTGCAACCCTTCCGGGAAGCCATAGCTCTGCATG gTCTTAGTGGTGCAATGGCTAGTATAAGCGTGCGTTCGAGTACCCCAGGCTCTCCTACACATGTAAGCAGTGGATCCAGTGCTAGTCGAAGGAGAAATGGACTCCATGATGTCGATTTGAACACTTTCATATCAGAAGAAATGGCACTCCACTTGGACAATGGTGGAACTAGAAAGCGTACCTCAGCCCAGTGTGGCGATGTCATTACAGACTCACCAACCCATAAACGCAACAGAATGATCTAA